The following is a genomic window from Triplophysa rosa linkage group LG11, Trosa_1v2, whole genome shotgun sequence.
atgatgacagaattttcatttttgggtgaactatccctttaatataccaaagatatttaaatgtattatagaTTTTACACTGAGTCACTGAAAAATCTATTTGACTTATTTTGAGATCATATGGTTTAATTTAATGTGTGGTTTACTTTTGGCGTATTTAACAGGGCACCCGTCCAGAGCTTGCTCAAACAGATCTCGTGCTCTCTCCAGCTTCTTGCCTCCATATCGATCGATGAACTTCGTGAGATATGTGTTCCAGATATCATGGACATTAGGCCATTTAAAGAGGGCAATGCCACGCTCATATGCCTACAAtcacaaaacaaatataaaaaacatgaatcaCTGTCAATTTATTGGAAAAACTCTGAATCAATGTGTTttcattaaagtcccagtgaaattaaaaatgacaattcctaTTCCTATTGCCCTCATAATCTGAAAATGCATGTTTGCCCTCTAGTGACTATGCATCTCAAATGAGGCAAGTTAGACGGCtcgggcggagcatccgttaactcctccccttcaactgtaagtctgctgccagttcgcttttcaaaatgcaatggctgtttttaatacatccaatcaaatcgcagtaaaaaaaacaagccGCCACTACTTTTCTCATTTGAAAAAtctttcactcggaaatgcatcaGAAAACGCAAGCAAAAATCGGGATCAAGGCGACTTtaagaatcaaataaatatgtGCACTTACCTTGAAGCTGTCCTCAAAGTAGTTGTGTTCCTCAAGGAACATGGCATAGTTTATAATAATCTGAGGTGTGGCGATCCTGAGATCAATGATGCGATCATACACTGCCTTTGTAGACTAAAAAAGTAACAGATCCATTAATTCTGTGCATACATCGCCACATCCACACTCACGTCCCCTCAGTTCTGAATGCAAAAAGAAACCGACAACCAGGTACCGATAACATACCTGGAATGTGCCCAGACTTTCCTCTAAGTCTGCAAGCATGGACCAGACTTTAAGGGATTTGTACACTCGATTCTGCACCGGTTCAGATGAATCGAAATACTCTGCTTTCCTTGCCGGAATCGCAGTTGCTTTCTGCAAAGAAAGCGTATCCTTTGAAATCTGGAAGATCTTACTGATATGAGAAATTCTCATCTCTATTTTAAGCGGCAAAGAAACCGACTAAAACACTCATGCTGACGTGTGGCAGTTTCTTTGTATCTCACCCTTAGTATGCGTAGAGCCTGATCATAATTTTCATGTCTCAGCTCCATCTCTCCATACTCGCACCATATTGCAGCAAGATCATCCACCTGTTTGTAAATCACCTTGGTGGCCTTTTCAAAGATGGTCCGAGCCTTCAAGTAAAGAGGCGAATTTATTCAAGAGTCTACAATAATGCTTTTACAAATGAAGTACAATAACCTAGTTTAGGTGAATTCGAAAGACTTCATACATCATCCAGTTGCTCATTATCTTCATAGAATCTGCCGAAGGAAACCCAGAGCATGTGAGGCTTTCCTGTGGCTTTCATTGTGTCTACTGTCTGCACAGCCTCAGTATACGTGTTGATTATCTACAGAAGCACAAAAACAATCAGCAAGGCAGAGAAAGACATCAGCTGATTGGAGGATTCTAGCGTCGTTTCAGACCTGTCGTGGTTGACCCTCGTAGAGTTTAACTCTCTTGTGCCACTCGTGAACATTGTGAGGATTCTGACGCAGCAGCACGCTGTTCAACAAGAGCGGCCGTCGAGTTATCAGCTGCTCGAATCGTGCCAACCGTAACTCCAAGTCAATGTCCTCTGCATAGGAGAGATCAGGATTCTGTTAGACCATCATCAAGGCTCATCTGCAATAAGAAATCTTCCCAAATAAACCCTCACCATCTTCATCCTGTCCCAGTTCAGACGTGGTCTCCATTTTGGCGGCGATCATGCTTTCCTCAAACTGTGCGTAGCTGTCGAACACCTGGGTGAAATCTCGCACCGTGACTACGGTTAGGATGGCTTCCTCGTATACATCTCGAGCCTAGACACACATAATGACACGTGTTCGTTTTGCTTGAACTTAGGTTGGCATATGGAGAGAAGTAACAGATGTTGTACTTGGGCATGTTTACCTTCTCAAAGTGGCCACTGCGGATGTAGTAATCAGCCAGAGAACACCAGAGCTTGCCAAGTTGGTCAGTAAAGCGAGTGAGACCTCCTCGAATAATGGCTCCCACGTTGAATGACGTCACCTTGTCTGGGTTTTGTGAGATGAGGTCGCAGAGCTCGTGCCAGAGCTGGAATTCAATTAGATTTGAATGAGTTTCGATTCTATTTCAAAGAAATGTCTgcattgtatttattcatacGTCTAATATTGTATCATTTACAGTTTGTGTCTAGGTGCTGCTCTGACAATGCATTTCAAAATGCCTACGCAAAGAAAATGCCCAAATAGGATCATTTGGTTATTTGCTAGCATTAACCAACTATGTTTGGGTTAGAAATGTGCGCTAATGCTTCCTGACACATTTTTCTTATCTTCAGCAATAAATCATTCCAAAATATCAGAATATGGGCATATGAGTAAACTCACGTCTAAAGTGTAAAAAAGTGTAAAACCTGCTGACCTGATAATTTGACTTTCCCTCTTTAGAAACAAAGTTTTCATCATTGACGACAGCTGCCAACCGAAGCGCAGCTTCATCCAGATGTCCGACCGTTCGTAGGTAATCAATGTATTCTTCTGCATTCTCAGGAGATAACTAAACACAGTCACAAATAAACATTAGCGTGATAACTTTATAAATAAGACAAAACCTTTCAGTATACTGACATACAAAGCTTTACCTGTCAATCAAGCAAGAGTGTGGATTTCAGCGTAACATTATATTTACCTTCAGGTAACGCCGGTAAACACGGATAGCCGTTTCTGGGAGAGGTAAGTTACGGCCAAAACGAAGATACAGGGGCCAGATGCGACAATGCTGGGTTACGGGCAGCGCTCTTAAAGCCCTATCAAACGTCCGTCTGCTCCGTGTAATTTTACATTGAGACACCATGAACTGACAGTAATCAATCCATATCCTCGGCATCTAAAGAGACAGTAAAGAAGAGTTATAAACAATGGCTTTTTCATGCAGTACAACTATATAACCAGAAGTTTTAACTTTGCCTTGTGCATAAACACTAGAGCTCTCTCGTGACAGTTGTTGACCTCCTCATTGGCTGGATCTGTGACACACTTGCCTTTCACCtg
Proteins encoded in this region:
- the xab2 gene encoding pre-mRNA-splicing factor SYF1 translates to MPTLSGKTDVIFEEDDLAYEEEIIRNPYSVKCWMRYIEHKQNAPKSVLNMIYERALKELPGSYKLWYNYLRERRKQVKGKCVTDPANEEVNNCHERALVFMHKMPRIWIDYCQFMVSQCKITRSRRTFDRALRALPVTQHCRIWPLYLRFGRNLPLPETAIRVYRRYLKLSPENAEEYIDYLRTVGHLDEAALRLAAVVNDENFVSKEGKSNYQLWHELCDLISQNPDKVTSFNVGAIIRGGLTRFTDQLGKLWCSLADYYIRSGHFEKARDVYEEAILTVVTVRDFTQVFDSYAQFEESMIAAKMETTSELGQDEDEDIDLELRLARFEQLITRRPLLLNSVLLRQNPHNVHEWHKRVKLYEGQPRQIINTYTEAVQTVDTMKATGKPHMLWVSFGRFYEDNEQLDDARTIFEKATKVIYKQVDDLAAIWCEYGEMELRHENYDQALRILRKATAIPARKAEYFDSSEPVQNRVYKSLKVWSMLADLEESLGTFQSTKAVYDRIIDLRIATPQIIINYAMFLEEHNYFEDSFKAYERGIALFKWPNVHDIWNTYLTKFIDRYGGKKLERARDLFEQALDGCPVKYAKTIYLLYAKLEEEYGLARHAMAVYERATSAVESEERHQMFNIYIKRAAEIYGVTHTRAIYQKAIEVLPDAHARDMCLRFADMESKLGEIDRARAIYSYCSQICDPRMTAHFWQNWKEFEIRHGNEDTIREMLRIKRSVQATYNTQVNFMSSQIIKATTGTVSDLAPGQSGVDDMKLLEQKAQQLAKEAEQDKPKPKDKILFVRSDTSRSELAELAKQANPDEIDIDDDDEDADDGEPDEVQLEQKSVPTAVFGGLKED